One part of the Paraburkholderia flagellata genome encodes these proteins:
- the murG gene encoding undecaprenyldiphospho-muramoylpentapeptide beta-N-acetylglucosaminyltransferase, with amino-acid sequence MTAATRTLMVMAGGTGGHVFPGLAVAHRMEQWGWRVVWLGNPAGMEATLVPRHGIAMEYVRFGGVRGKGIKTKLMLPLNLLRACMQSLAALRRVKPDVVLGMGGYITFPAGVMSALSGRPLVLHEQNSIAGLANKVLAKLAKRVLVAFPGALPNAEWTGNPIREALEHVDAPAARYATRSGPLRVLVVGGSLGATALNEVVPRALSLLAPQERPHIVHQAGAKHIDALRQNYLDAGLELNDTVQLVPFIDDMASAYRNADLVICRSGAMTVAEIAAVGVAACFVPFPYAVDDHQTTNAAFLADKDAAFVVQQRDLTAEGLADWLRHQTRISLAEMAGRARALAKPDAADQVARICAAVAGVVAGGKQ; translated from the coding sequence ATGACCGCAGCAACGCGCACGCTCATGGTGATGGCCGGCGGCACCGGGGGACACGTGTTCCCAGGTCTCGCCGTCGCGCATCGCATGGAGCAGTGGGGCTGGCGCGTGGTGTGGCTCGGTAATCCCGCAGGCATGGAAGCGACGCTCGTGCCCAGGCACGGCATCGCGATGGAATACGTGCGCTTTGGTGGCGTGCGCGGCAAGGGCATCAAGACCAAGCTGATGCTGCCGCTGAACCTGCTGCGCGCGTGCATGCAGAGCCTCGCGGCGCTGCGCCGCGTGAAGCCCGATGTCGTGCTCGGCATGGGCGGCTACATCACGTTCCCGGCGGGTGTGATGAGCGCGCTTTCGGGCCGTCCGCTCGTGCTGCATGAGCAGAATTCGATCGCCGGTCTCGCGAACAAGGTGCTCGCGAAGCTGGCCAAGCGTGTGCTCGTCGCGTTTCCGGGCGCGCTGCCGAACGCCGAGTGGACCGGCAACCCGATTCGCGAGGCACTCGAACACGTCGACGCCCCGGCGGCGCGCTACGCGACGCGCAGCGGTCCGCTGCGCGTGCTCGTGGTGGGCGGGAGTCTCGGCGCCACGGCGCTCAACGAAGTGGTGCCGCGCGCGCTGTCGCTGCTTGCGCCGCAAGAGCGTCCGCACATCGTGCATCAGGCGGGTGCGAAGCATATCGACGCCTTGCGGCAAAACTATCTCGACGCCGGACTCGAACTCAATGACACGGTGCAACTCGTGCCGTTCATCGACGACATGGCGAGCGCCTACCGGAACGCGGACCTCGTGATCTGCCGTTCGGGCGCAATGACGGTGGCCGAGATCGCGGCCGTGGGCGTGGCGGCATGCTTCGTGCCGTTCCCCTACGCCGTGGACGACCACCAGACCACCAACGCCGCGTTCCTTGCCGACAAGGACGCAGCGTTCGTGGTCCAGCAGCGTGACCTGACGGCGGAAGGACTCGCCGACTGGTTGCGGCATCAGACCAGAATATCGCTGGCGGAAATGGCCGGGCGCGCTCGCGCGCTCGCGAAACCCGACGCCGCCGATCAGGTCGCGCGCATCTGCGCGGCCGTGGCGGGCGTAGTAGCGGGAGGAAAGCAATGA
- a CDS encoding UDP-N-acetylmuramoyl-tripeptide--D-alanyl-D-alanine ligase, with the protein MTMLSLREAAALIPGASVLGDENATFERISTDSRTTGPGDLFVALKGDRFDAHDFLGEVANRHVSAVLVSRSPGDWRIPALRVDDTRKALGALALGWRRHFSMPLVAVTGSNGKTTVKEMIASIFAAAVGENLRLATTGNLNNDIGVPLTLLRLNGAHRLAVVELGMNHPGETELLAKFAEPTVAVVNNAQREHQEFMATVEAVALEHASVIHALKPTGVAVFPADDAYASIWRVAATGSRILDFALHTEASSVEAAVTGKLVGEMGGNRLEIATPEGRFAVELKVLGAHNAHNALAATAAAIASGVSLEAIGRGLEAFEPVKGRLQVKRAALGELAGATVIDDTYNANPDSVRAAIDVLASRVSPRVLVLGDMGEVGDDGPAFHREVGAYAKERGIDALYTLGDAARDSAAAFGAQALHSADVGELVRSLAGGGYGAGATILVKGSRFMQMERVVAALTNPLTNSQNPAPDGKSGAH; encoded by the coding sequence ATGACGATGCTTTCCCTGCGCGAAGCAGCGGCGCTGATTCCCGGCGCGAGCGTCCTCGGCGACGAGAACGCGACGTTCGAGCGCATTTCGACCGACAGCCGCACCACGGGCCCTGGCGATCTCTTCGTCGCGCTCAAGGGCGACCGCTTCGACGCGCACGACTTTCTCGGCGAAGTCGCGAACCGTCACGTGAGCGCTGTGCTCGTTTCGCGCAGCCCCGGCGACTGGCGCATTCCCGCGCTGCGCGTGGACGACACGCGCAAGGCCCTCGGCGCGCTCGCACTCGGCTGGCGCCGCCACTTCTCGATGCCGCTCGTCGCCGTGACGGGCAGCAACGGCAAGACGACGGTCAAGGAAATGATCGCGTCGATCTTCGCGGCGGCCGTTGGTGAAAATTTGCGTCTCGCGACTACCGGAAACCTCAATAACGACATCGGCGTGCCGTTAACGTTGCTGCGTTTGAACGGCGCGCATCGGCTGGCGGTAGTCGAACTCGGCATGAATCACCCGGGCGAGACGGAGTTGCTCGCGAAATTCGCCGAGCCGACGGTCGCGGTGGTGAACAACGCGCAGCGCGAGCATCAGGAATTCATGGCGACGGTGGAAGCCGTCGCACTCGAGCATGCGAGCGTGATCCATGCGCTCAAGCCCACGGGCGTCGCAGTGTTTCCCGCTGACGATGCCTACGCGAGCATCTGGCGCGTGGCGGCAACGGGTTCGCGCATTCTCGACTTCGCGCTGCATACGGAGGCGAGCTCGGTAGAAGCGGCCGTCACCGGCAAGCTCGTTGGCGAAATGGGTGGCAACCGTCTCGAGATCGCGACGCCGGAAGGCCGCTTCGCAGTGGAGCTGAAGGTGCTGGGCGCACACAACGCGCACAACGCGCTCGCGGCCACGGCGGCAGCGATAGCGTCGGGCGTATCGCTCGAAGCGATTGGCCGCGGGCTGGAAGCGTTCGAGCCGGTGAAGGGCCGCTTGCAGGTGAAGCGCGCGGCGCTCGGCGAACTGGCAGGCGCAACGGTGATCGACGACACCTACAACGCGAATCCCGATTCGGTGCGTGCGGCGATCGACGTGCTGGCTTCGCGCGTGTCGCCGCGCGTGCTCGTGCTGGGCGACATGGGCGAAGTCGGCGACGACGGTCCCGCGTTTCACCGCGAGGTGGGCGCTTACGCGAAGGAACGCGGCATCGACGCGCTCTACACACTCGGCGACGCGGCGCGTGATAGCGCAGCGGCGTTCGGCGCGCAGGCGCTGCATTCGGCGGACGTGGGCGAACTCGTGCGCTCGCTGGCTGGCGGCGGTTACGGCGCTGGCGCAACGATTCTCGTGAAAGGTTCACGCTTCATGCAGATGGAGCGCGTGGTGGCGGCTTTGACAAACCCGCTCACGAATTCGCAAAACCCTGCACCGGACGGCAAGTCCGGTGCGCACTGA
- the mraY gene encoding phospho-N-acetylmuramoyl-pentapeptide-transferase — MLLALAQWLQNDASFLRVFSYLTFRAVMATITAMAIGLFLGPWVIRKLTAMKVGQAVRTDGPQTHLVKSGTPTMGGVLILLGIAVSTLLWGDLTNRFIWIVMLVTFGFGAIGWVDDYRKVVYKDPRGMSSREKYFWQSVIGLFAAVYLAFSVSEASNVRVFDLFMAWVRSGLSMGLPARADLLLPFLKSISYPLGVWGFIALTYFVIVGASNAVNLTDGLDGLVIMPVVLVGASLGVFAYVMGSSVYSKYLLFPHIAGAGELLIFCSAMGGAGLAFLWFNTYPAQVFMGDVGALALGGALGTIAVIVRQEIVLFIMGGIFVAETLSVMLQVTWFKYTKKRYGEGRRIFKMAPLHHHFELSGWKETQVVVRFWVITLMLCLIGLSTLKLR; from the coding sequence ATGCTACTGGCGCTGGCGCAATGGCTGCAGAATGACGCAAGCTTCTTGCGCGTGTTCAGTTATCTGACGTTCCGTGCGGTGATGGCCACCATCACCGCGATGGCGATCGGGCTTTTTCTCGGCCCCTGGGTGATCCGCAAGCTCACCGCAATGAAGGTCGGCCAGGCCGTGCGTACGGACGGCCCGCAAACTCACCTCGTGAAGTCCGGCACGCCCACCATGGGCGGCGTGCTCATTCTGCTGGGCATCGCGGTTTCCACCTTGCTGTGGGGCGACCTCACGAACCGCTTCATCTGGATCGTGATGCTCGTCACGTTCGGCTTCGGCGCGATCGGTTGGGTCGACGACTATCGCAAGGTCGTCTACAAGGACCCGCGCGGCATGTCGTCGCGCGAGAAGTACTTCTGGCAGTCGGTGATCGGTTTGTTCGCCGCGGTGTACCTCGCGTTCAGCGTGTCCGAAGCGAGCAACGTGCGCGTGTTCGATCTCTTCATGGCGTGGGTGCGTAGCGGTTTGTCGATGGGTCTTCCCGCGCGCGCCGACTTGCTGCTGCCCTTCCTCAAGTCCATCAGCTATCCGCTCGGCGTGTGGGGCTTCATCGCGCTCACGTACTTCGTGATCGTCGGCGCGAGCAACGCCGTGAACCTCACCGATGGCCTCGACGGTCTCGTCATCATGCCCGTCGTGCTGGTCGGTGCGTCGCTTGGCGTGTTCGCCTATGTGATGGGCAGCTCGGTCTATTCGAAGTATCTGCTCTTTCCGCACATTGCCGGCGCGGGCGAACTGCTCATCTTCTGTTCGGCAATGGGCGGGGCCGGGCTCGCGTTTCTCTGGTTCAACACGTATCCGGCTCAGGTGTTCATGGGCGACGTGGGCGCGCTCGCGCTCGGCGGCGCACTGGGAACCATTGCGGTGATCGTGCGTCAGGAAATCGTGCTCTTCATCATGGGCGGCATCTTCGTCGCGGAGACGCTCTCCGTGATGCTCCAGGTCACCTGGTTCAAGTACACGAAAAAGCGTTACGGCGAAGGGCGCCGCATCTTCAAGATGGCGCCGCTGCATCACCATTTCGAGCTGTCCGGCTGGAAAGAAACACAGGTTGTCGTGCGTTTCTGGGTCATCACGCTGATGCTGTGTCTGATCGGTCTGTCCACGCTCAAGCTGCGTTGA
- a CDS encoding UDP-N-acetylmuramoyl-L-alanyl-D-glutamate--2,6-diaminopimelate ligase: MSATRTQHPAHRQIADALAWLRAHVAPAAGLHADTRSLKPGDVFLAYAVEGADNRGHIANAIERGAAAVLYQPEGYAGEKLDASIALAVPQLDGLAGEIASGWYGDPSDAMLVVGVTGTNGKTSCSQWIASAFTAIGQKCAIVGTLGSGFPGQLVHTGFTTPDAPQLQRSLAQLRSESAQVIAMEVSSHALHQGRVNGTSFDIAVFTNLTQDHLDYHHTFEAYEAAKARLFAWPGLRAAIINADDAAGRRLIATTRGKVRTIAYGVATPAADAPVADAWLRANDVRATATGTAFHLETSDWGEAQVEAHVLGLFNVSNLLGVLGALLAANVPLIAALNEISKLQPVNGRMERLGGRTDHDEPLVVIDYAHTPDALEKTLEALRPMAAARGGQLVCMFGCGGDRDATKRPLMGAIAERLADQVVVTSDNPRSESPAAIIDQIAQGMRDAAKARRIEDRASAILQAVRGAAREDVVLLAGKGHEATQEIMGKKRAFSDQDHARLALAARATHGRGGGE, translated from the coding sequence ATGAGCGCCACGCGCACCCAGCATCCCGCGCACCGGCAGATCGCGGACGCGCTCGCATGGCTGCGTGCGCACGTCGCGCCCGCAGCCGGCCTGCACGCCGACACGCGCTCGCTCAAGCCGGGCGACGTGTTTCTCGCTTACGCCGTCGAGGGCGCGGACAACCGTGGGCACATCGCCAACGCCATCGAGCGCGGCGCCGCAGCCGTGCTGTATCAGCCGGAAGGCTATGCGGGCGAAAAGCTCGACGCGTCGATCGCGCTCGCTGTGCCGCAACTCGATGGGCTCGCGGGGGAAATAGCAAGCGGCTGGTATGGCGACCCGAGCGACGCGATGCTCGTGGTCGGCGTGACGGGCACGAACGGCAAGACGTCGTGCAGCCAGTGGATCGCTTCGGCGTTCACGGCCATCGGCCAGAAGTGCGCGATCGTTGGCACGCTGGGCTCGGGCTTTCCGGGCCAGCTCGTGCATACGGGCTTCACGACGCCCGATGCGCCGCAACTGCAACGCAGCCTCGCACAATTGCGCAGCGAAAGTGCACAGGTTATTGCGATGGAAGTATCCTCGCACGCGCTGCATCAGGGCCGCGTCAACGGCACCTCGTTCGACATTGCCGTCTTCACGAATCTCACGCAAGACCATCTCGATTATCACCACACGTTCGAGGCGTATGAAGCCGCGAAGGCACGCCTGTTCGCATGGCCGGGTCTGCGCGCGGCGATCATCAACGCCGACGACGCAGCGGGCCGCCGCCTGATCGCCACTACGCGTGGCAAGGTGCGCACGATCGCATACGGCGTGGCGACGCCCGCCGCCGACGCACCCGTTGCCGACGCCTGGCTGCGCGCGAACGATGTTCGAGCGACCGCCACGGGCACGGCGTTCCATCTGGAAACGTCGGATTGGGGCGAGGCGCAGGTCGAGGCGCATGTTCTCGGCCTCTTCAACGTGAGCAATCTGCTCGGCGTGCTCGGTGCGCTGCTTGCGGCGAATGTGCCGCTCATCGCGGCGCTCAACGAGATTTCGAAGCTGCAGCCGGTGAACGGCCGCATGGAGCGTCTTGGCGGGCGCACCGATCACGACGAGCCGCTCGTTGTGATCGATTACGCGCACACGCCGGATGCGCTCGAAAAAACGCTCGAAGCGCTGCGCCCGATGGCGGCCGCGCGCGGCGGCCAGCTCGTCTGCATGTTCGGCTGCGGCGGCGATCGCGACGCGACCAAGCGCCCGCTCATGGGCGCGATTGCGGAGCGCCTCGCCGATCAGGTCGTCGTGACGAGCGATAACCCGCGCAGCGAATCGCCCGCCGCGATCATCGATCAGATCGCACAAGGCATGCGCGACGCCGCGAAGGCGCGCCGCATCGAGGACCGCGCGAGCGCGATCCTGCAAGCGGTGCGCGGCGCGGCGCGCGAAGACGTCGTCTTGCTGGCCGGCAAGGGCCACGAGGCGACCCAGGAAATCATGGGCAAGAAGCGCGCGTTCTCCGATCAGGACCACGCGCGGCTTGCACTCGCCGCCCGTGCCACGCACGGGCGCGGAGGTGGTGAATGA
- the murD gene encoding UDP-N-acetylmuramoyl-L-alanine--D-glutamate ligase, whose product MFGEKFRDRQKPMVLVLGLGESGLAMARWCARHGCRLRIADTREAPPNLPELAARGIDADFAGGPFTTALLDGVELVAISPGLSPLAEDLVPLIAAARERGIEVWGELELFAQALRHLGESGYAPKVLAITGTNGKTTTTSLTGMLCERAGKRVAVAGNISPAMLDKLAEAIDNTALPDVWVLELSSFQLETAHTFEPDAAAILNITQDHLDWHGGLDAYAAAKGRIFGPRTTRVLNRDDARVMSLASVKASGDAKIVTFGLNEPENDGDLGLLRENGMQWLVQAHDLDAADVPVSPRRRKQQEAAPVNLGMKRLMPADALRIRGLHNAANALAAFALTRAIDLAPAPLLHGLREYRGEPHRVELIASIDGIDYVDDSKGTNVGATVAALDGLAQRAVLIAGGDGKGQDFDPLAAPVARWCRAVMLIGRDAPKIRAALEDTGIAMSDHATLEEATRAATALAEPGDVVLLSPACASFDMFKGYAHRAAVFHDTVEEIAAERGTMI is encoded by the coding sequence ATGTTTGGCGAGAAGTTTCGGGATCGGCAAAAGCCGATGGTGCTCGTGCTGGGACTCGGGGAATCGGGTCTCGCGATGGCGCGCTGGTGCGCGCGGCATGGTTGCCGCCTGCGCATTGCCGACACGCGCGAAGCGCCGCCGAACTTGCCGGAACTCGCCGCGCGCGGCATCGACGCCGATTTCGCAGGCGGTCCGTTCACGACGGCGCTGCTCGACGGCGTAGAACTCGTGGCGATCAGCCCGGGCCTCTCGCCGCTCGCCGAAGATCTCGTGCCGCTGATCGCGGCGGCACGCGAGCGCGGCATCGAAGTGTGGGGCGAACTCGAACTCTTCGCGCAGGCGCTGCGCCATCTCGGCGAGAGCGGCTACGCACCGAAGGTGCTGGCTATCACGGGCACGAACGGCAAGACCACCACGACGAGCTTGACGGGCATGCTCTGCGAGCGCGCGGGCAAGCGCGTGGCGGTGGCGGGCAACATCAGCCCGGCCATGCTCGACAAACTCGCCGAGGCCATCGACAACACCGCGCTGCCCGACGTCTGGGTGCTCGAGCTGTCGAGTTTCCAGCTGGAGACGGCGCATACGTTCGAGCCGGACGCCGCTGCGATCCTCAACATCACGCAGGACCACCTCGACTGGCACGGCGGCCTAGATGCCTATGCAGCCGCGAAGGGCCGCATCTTCGGGCCGCGCACGACGCGTGTGCTCAACCGCGACGACGCGCGCGTCATGTCGCTCGCGAGCGTGAAGGCGAGTGGCGACGCGAAGATCGTGACCTTCGGCCTGAACGAGCCTGAGAACGACGGCGATCTGGGTCTGTTGCGCGAGAACGGCATGCAGTGGCTCGTGCAGGCTCACGATCTCGACGCGGCTGATGTGCCTGTGTCACCGCGCCGCCGCAAGCAGCAGGAAGCTGCGCCGGTGAATCTCGGCATGAAGCGCCTCATGCCCGCCGACGCCCTGCGCATTCGCGGCCTGCATAACGCGGCGAACGCGCTCGCGGCATTCGCGCTCACGCGCGCGATCGACCTGGCTCCCGCGCCGCTGCTCCATGGCCTGCGCGAATATCGCGGCGAGCCGCATCGCGTGGAGCTGATCGCTTCGATCGACGGCATCGACTACGTGGACGACAGCAAGGGCACCAACGTCGGCGCGACGGTTGCGGCGCTCGACGGCCTCGCGCAGCGCGCGGTGCTGATCGCCGGCGGCGACGGCAAGGGCCAGGACTTCGATCCGCTCGCGGCGCCGGTCGCACGCTGGTGCCGCGCCGTGATGCTGATCGGCCGCGACGCGCCGAAGATCCGCGCGGCGCTCGAAGACACCGGTATCGCGATGAGCGACCACGCGACGCTCGAAGAAGCCACGCGCGCGGCGACGGCGCTTGCGGAACCGGGCGACGTCGTGCTGCTCTCGCCTGCGTGCGCGAGCTTCGACATGTTCAAGGGCTACGCCCATCGCGCAGCCGTGTTCCACGACACGGTGGAAGAAATCGCCGCAGAACGGGGGACGATGATATGA
- the ftsL gene encoding cell division protein FtsL, with the protein MNRLNIFLLIVVMGCALSVVNATNQQRQIFIQLQRAQSQEHQLQQDYAQLQYQQSALSRTSRIEQIATDSLKMQAVTTGRTQYLTLAPGNATAVDAPVPTSAPPQGAAPTAARRGGTR; encoded by the coding sequence ATGAATCGTCTGAACATCTTCCTGCTGATCGTCGTCATGGGGTGCGCGCTCTCGGTCGTGAACGCCACCAATCAGCAGCGTCAGATCTTCATCCAGTTGCAACGCGCGCAGTCGCAGGAGCATCAGCTTCAGCAGGACTACGCACAGCTTCAATATCAGCAGAGCGCGCTGTCGAGAACGTCGCGCATCGAACAGATCGCCACCGACTCGCTCAAGATGCAGGCCGTCACGACCGGACGCACGCAATATCTGACGCTCGCGCCCGGCAACGCAACCGCCGTCGACGCTCCCGTGCCGACCTCGGCGCCCCCGCAGGGCGCCGCGCCCACGGCTGCCCGCCGCGGAGGCACGCGATGA
- the ftsW gene encoding putative lipid II flippase FtsW, with amino-acid sequence MSWSERFGARLSREGGQAGGSSGGGARSGGLASVVNGVRPGRSRMLDYDHSLLWAVIALLGLGVVMVYSASIAMPDSPKYASYRDWAFLVRHIVSLAIATVAALIAFRIPVSTWDRYAPKLFLIALAMLVVVLIPHIGKGVNGARRWIPLGVTNMQPSEIMKLAVTIYAANYTVRKQEYMHSFAKGFLPMAFAVGVVGALLLLEPDMGAFMVIAAIAMGVLFLGGVNGKLFGGLVATAVGTFTLLVWASPWRRERIFAYLDPWDDRYAQGKAYQLTHSLIAFGRGEWFGVGLGGSVEKLNYLPEAHTDFILAVIGEELGFVGVLVVILLFYWIVRRAFEIGRQALALDRTFAGLVAKGLGVWFGAQAFINMGVNLGLLPTKGLTLPLVSYGGSGILLNCVAVALLLRVDYENRVLMRGGKV; translated from the coding sequence ATGAGCTGGTCCGAGCGATTCGGTGCGCGTCTCTCGCGCGAAGGCGGTCAGGCCGGCGGCTCGTCGGGCGGCGGCGCGCGCTCGGGCGGTCTTGCGAGCGTCGTCAACGGCGTGCGTCCCGGCCGCTCGCGCATGCTCGACTACGACCACTCGCTGCTTTGGGCCGTGATTGCGCTGCTCGGCCTCGGTGTCGTGATGGTCTACTCGGCGTCCATCGCCATGCCCGATTCGCCCAAGTACGCCTCGTACCGCGATTGGGCGTTTCTGGTGCGCCACATCGTTTCGCTTGCGATTGCCACGGTTGCGGCGCTCATTGCCTTCCGCATTCCCGTTTCCACATGGGACCGCTACGCGCCGAAGCTCTTTCTCATTGCGCTCGCCATGCTGGTGGTCGTGCTGATTCCGCACATCGGCAAGGGCGTGAACGGCGCGCGGCGCTGGATTCCGCTCGGCGTCACGAATATGCAGCCGTCGGAGATCATGAAGCTCGCCGTGACGATCTACGCGGCGAACTACACGGTGCGCAAACAGGAATACATGCACAGCTTCGCCAAGGGCTTCTTGCCGATGGCATTTGCCGTGGGCGTGGTCGGCGCGCTGCTGCTGCTCGAGCCCGACATGGGCGCATTCATGGTGATCGCCGCGATCGCCATGGGCGTGCTGTTCCTTGGCGGCGTGAACGGCAAGCTGTTCGGCGGCCTCGTGGCCACGGCCGTTGGCACCTTCACTCTGCTCGTGTGGGCGTCGCCGTGGCGCCGCGAGCGGATCTTCGCGTACCTCGATCCGTGGGACGACCGCTACGCGCAGGGCAAGGCGTACCAGCTCACGCACTCGCTCATCGCATTTGGTCGCGGCGAGTGGTTCGGCGTGGGTCTTGGCGGCAGCGTCGAGAAGCTCAACTATCTGCCGGAAGCACACACCGACTTCATCCTGGCCGTGATCGGCGAGGAACTCGGTTTCGTCGGCGTGCTCGTCGTCATCCTGCTGTTCTACTGGATCGTGCGCCGCGCGTTCGAGATCGGCCGTCAGGCGCTCGCGCTCGACCGCACGTTCGCGGGCCTCGTTGCCAAGGGGCTCGGCGTGTGGTTCGGCGCGCAGGCCTTCATCAACATGGGTGTGAACCTCGGTCTTTTGCCGACCAAGGGTCTCACGCTGCCGCTCGTCAGCTACGGCGGCTCGGGCATCTTGCTGAACTGCGTCGCAGTGGCCCTGCTGCTGCGTGTCGACTACGAGAACCGGGTCTTGATGCGCGGAGGCAAGGTATGA
- a CDS encoding peptidoglycan D,D-transpeptidase FtsI family protein: MKKDNRRKSVAFSANPILSVRLPMWRSKLVVFLLFMAFVALAARAFWIQGPGNAFYQKQGESRYQRTIELPATRGKILDRNGLVLATSLPVRAIWAIPEAVPDDLGADKLNQLGTLLGMNTKELRAKLSEDKTFVYVKRQVPLDVAQKVTALDIPGVYQRNEYKRFYPEGDVTAHLIGFTNVEDEGQEGVELSDQKVLAGVPGIRHVIKDRMGHIVEDVDETVVPHDGKDVELSIDSKIQYIAYSNLKAAVEKFKAKAGAAMVVDVRTGEVLALVNYPTYNPNDRSHLTGEQLRNRILTDVFEPGSIMKPFTVSLALDLHRVSPSTLVDTGPGHFTLDGATITDDAAFGVLTVGGVIQKSSNIGATKIAMTLKPEEMWDMYTSIGLGQAPKVGFPGAAAGRLRPWKSWRRIEQATMSYGYGLSVSLFQLARAYTAIAHDGQILPVTIFRHAGDTQPVQGAQVFAPTTAREVRTMLESVVSKDGTSPDAAVPGYRVGGKSGTAYKHGPHGYDHSKYRASFVGMAPMPNPRIVVAVTVDEPTAGSHFGGAVSGPVFSGIVGDTLRSLNVPPDMPVKQLVVEDNSAAGASAPAVANAPATAVKRVANAPVNKSTAAARHMTVADNAKNRPGVVR, from the coding sequence ATGAAAAAGGACAATCGCCGCAAGAGCGTCGCCTTTAGCGCCAATCCCATTCTCTCCGTGCGCCTGCCGATGTGGCGCTCGAAGCTCGTCGTGTTCCTGCTGTTCATGGCGTTCGTCGCGCTTGCCGCGCGAGCGTTCTGGATCCAGGGCCCGGGCAACGCGTTCTATCAGAAGCAGGGCGAAAGCCGCTACCAGCGCACGATCGAGTTGCCGGCCACGCGCGGCAAGATTCTCGACCGCAACGGGCTGGTGCTTGCCACAAGTCTGCCCGTGCGCGCGATCTGGGCGATTCCCGAAGCCGTGCCCGACGATCTCGGCGCCGACAAGCTCAACCAGCTTGGCACGCTGCTCGGCATGAACACGAAAGAGCTGCGCGCGAAGCTCTCCGAAGACAAGACGTTCGTCTACGTGAAGCGCCAGGTGCCGCTCGACGTCGCGCAGAAGGTGACGGCGCTCGATATTCCGGGCGTGTATCAGCGCAACGAGTACAAGCGCTTCTATCCGGAAGGCGACGTCACCGCGCACTTGATCGGCTTCACCAACGTCGAGGACGAAGGCCAGGAAGGCGTCGAGCTGTCCGACCAGAAGGTGCTCGCGGGCGTGCCCGGCATTCGCCACGTCATCAAGGACCGCATGGGCCACATCGTCGAGGACGTCGACGAGACGGTCGTGCCCCACGATGGCAAGGACGTCGAACTGTCGATCGACAGCAAGATCCAGTACATCGCGTATTCGAACCTGAAGGCCGCCGTCGAGAAGTTCAAGGCCAAAGCCGGCGCGGCGATGGTGGTGGACGTGCGCACGGGCGAAGTGCTCGCGCTCGTGAACTATCCGACCTACAACCCGAACGACCGCTCGCACCTCACGGGCGAGCAGTTGCGCAACCGCATTCTCACCGACGTGTTCGAGCCGGGCTCGATCATGAAGCCGTTCACGGTGTCGCTCGCGCTGGATCTGCACCGCGTCTCGCCGAGTACACTGGTGGATACGGGCCCGGGCCACTTCACGCTCGACGGCGCGACCATCACCGACGATGCGGCGTTCGGCGTCCTGACGGTCGGTGGCGTGATCCAGAAGTCGAGCAATATCGGCGCGACGAAGATCGCGATGACGCTCAAGCCCGAAGAAATGTGGGACATGTACACCAGCATCGGTCTCGGTCAGGCGCCGAAAGTCGGGTTCCCCGGCGCGGCGGCGGGTCGTCTGCGGCCGTGGAAAAGCTGGCGCCGCATCGAGCAGGCGACGATGTCCTACGGCTACGGCCTCTCCGTTTCGCTGTTCCAGCTCGCGCGCGCGTACACGGCGATCGCGCACGACGGCCAGATTCTGCCGGTCACGATCTTCCGCCACGCTGGCGATACGCAGCCGGTGCAAGGCGCCCAGGTGTTCGCGCCGACCACGGCGCGTGAAGTGCGCACGATGCTGGAGAGCGTGGTGTCGAAAGACGGCACCTCGCCCGATGCCGCCGTGCCCGGCTACCGCGTGGGCGGCAAGTCCGGTACGGCGTACAAGCATGGTCCGCACGGCTACGATCATTCGAAGTACCGCGCGTCGTTCGTCGGCATGGCGCCGATGCCGAATCCGCGCATCGTCGTGGCCGTCACGGTCGACGAACCGACTGCCGGCAGCCACTTCGGCGGCGCGGTGTCGGGTCCGGTGTTCTCGGGCATCGTCGGCGATACGCTGCGCTCGCTCAACGTACCGCCGGATATGCCGGTGAAGCAACTCGTCGTCGAAGACAATAGCGCCGCCGGCGCTTCCGCCCCGGCCGTTGCGAACGCGCCGGCTACGGCTGTGAAGCGCGTGGCGAACGCACCTGTCAACAAGAGCACTGCAGCCGCGCGTCACATGACCGTCGCTGACAACGCGAAAAATCGACCCGGAGTCGTCCGATGA